The following proteins are encoded in a genomic region of Methylococcales bacterium:
- a CDS encoding transposase: MPSDLVSKGFAEVVIQDIVIKTNNIKYLREIFYSPSENKYYRAQLPEGVRGQGEFGIGIRSLIPILKMMGVTEKPMVGFFENIGIVVSPTYVSQQWTGGYDWAHQEKSELYRSGILNSDYGQIDDTSARVNGDNHYCQVVCNDLFTAYFTTKHKNRLSVLDVLTDYAPRHYIYNQQAQSLLDEFKLADKARAKVDAQIPVNTVMNEAQFKLHLAILNTLGVRQATHVTEACAIAYYQQQTDFPVIETLLADDAPQFKLLTEHLGLCWVHDARHYKKLRPILEIHQQALADFRGLYWEYYKELLNYQKNPCPDKKAWLLTRFDELFATTSDYEDLNDRIAKTLAKKTELLRVLELPQLPLHNNAAELGARRQARARDISFQTRNEKGTKIKDSFMSLAETAKKLAVSFYDYVYDRVSGEFKMPSMANLIAQKAQSLQV, translated from the coding sequence TTGCCTAGCGACTTAGTATCTAAAGGCTTTGCGGAAGTGGTGATTCAAGACATTGTCATCAAAACCAATAATATTAAGTATCTCCGTGAGATTTTTTATTCACCTTCTGAAAATAAGTATTACCGCGCCCAATTGCCTGAAGGCGTTCGAGGTCAGGGCGAATTTGGTATTGGAATTCGTAGCTTGATTCCCATACTTAAGATGATGGGCGTGACCGAAAAACCCATGGTCGGTTTTTTTGAAAATATTGGCATTGTGGTCTCGCCGACTTATGTTTCTCAGCAATGGACAGGCGGTTATGACTGGGCGCATCAGGAAAAAAGCGAACTTTATCGCAGCGGCATTCTCAACAGTGATTATGGACAGATTGATGATACCAGTGCGCGAGTCAACGGTGATAACCACTATTGTCAGGTGGTCTGCAATGACTTGTTTACCGCTTATTTCACCACCAAACACAAAAACCGTTTATCGGTTCTGGACGTGCTGACCGATTATGCGCCACGCCATTATATCTACAATCAACAGGCTCAATCCTTGCTTGACGAGTTCAAGTTAGCTGATAAAGCACGGGCAAAAGTTGATGCTCAAATACCTGTCAATACAGTGATGAATGAAGCGCAATTTAAGTTGCACTTAGCGATCTTAAATACCTTAGGCGTAAGACAGGCAACGCATGTCACCGAAGCTTGCGCCATTGCCTATTATCAGCAACAAACGGATTTTCCTGTTATTGAAACCTTGCTTGCAGACGATGCGCCGCAATTCAAATTACTGACGGAACATTTGGGGTTATGCTGGGTTCACGATGCTCGCCACTACAAAAAACTCCGTCCAATTCTGGAAATACATCAGCAAGCATTAGCCGATTTTCGAGGGCTCTATTGGGAGTATTATAAGGAGTTGCTTAACTATCAAAAAAATCCCTGCCCCGATAAAAAGGCATGGTTGTTAACGCGATTTGATGAATTGTTTGCAACCACAAGCGATTATGAAGACCTCAATGATCGCATCGCCAAAACACTGGCGAAAAAGACTGAATTATTGCGAGTTTTGGAGCTTCCACAATTACCACTCCATAACAATGCAGCCGAACTTGGCGCAAGAAGACAAGCGCGTGCGCGAGACATAAGCTTCCAGACTCGAAATGAGAAAGGCACGAAAATCAAAGACAGTTTTATGAGTCTTGCTGAAACGGCTAAAAAACTAGCCGTGAGTTTTTATGATTATGTTTATGACCGAGTTAGTGGTGAATTCAAAATGCCGTCTATGGCGAATCTTATCGCTCAAAAAGCGCAAAGTTTGCAGGTCTGA
- a CDS encoding transposase family protein translates to MKIKEILPRIYDDRQLRALTGLKTEHFILLLSLFEKTLIEDQKEKHENKERKYGSGLDSTLKTPADKLLFILNYMKCYSTFDHLGFSFNMNKSCAHTHVYKLFPILIKTLDIFNVLPATSFSTPEEMQQAFGGVQTLIIDATERAVQRPSDYEEQNEFYSGKKTAYN, encoded by the coding sequence ATGAAAATAAAAGAAATTTTACCAAGAATTTATGATGATAGACAGTTAAGAGCTTTAACAGGATTAAAAACAGAACATTTTATTTTACTATTATCTCTATTTGAAAAGACCCTTATTGAAGATCAAAAAGAAAAACATGAAAATAAAGAAAGAAAATACGGTAGTGGTTTAGATAGCACATTAAAAACACCCGCAGACAAATTATTATTTATATTAAATTATATGAAGTGCTATTCTACTTTCGATCACTTAGGGTTTTCTTTTAATATGAATAAATCATGCGCCCATACTCATGTATACAAATTATTTCCAATTTTAATAAAGACGTTAGATATATTTAATGTTTTACCTGCAACAAGTTTTTCAACCCCTGAAGAAATGCAGCAGGCTTTTGGCGGAGTTCAAACATTGATAATAGATGCTACAGAGCGTGCTGTACAACGCCCTAGTGACTATGAAGAACAAAATGAATTTTACAGTGGTAAAAAAACAGCATACAATTAA
- a CDS encoding transposase family protein has protein sequence MGFNNEYKTNSVNIPHKKPNKSKHNPNPTLTENQKKENKEMSRERVIVEHVIGGMKRYRCLVDKFRNKKEGVKDLFSFLAAILWNFNMIY, from the coding sequence TTGGGGTTTAATAATGAATATAAAACTAATTCGGTAAATATTCCTCATAAAAAACCAAATAAATCTAAGCATAATCCAAACCCAACATTAACAGAAAATCAAAAAAAAGAAAACAAAGAGATGAGTCGTGAAAGAGTCATTGTTGAGCATGTAATCGGTGGAATGAAAAGATATAGATGCCTAGTTGACAAGTTTAGAAATAAAAAAGAAGGTGTAAAAGATTTATTTTCTTTTTTAGCGGCTATCCTATGGAATTTTAACATGATATATTAA
- a CDS encoding RNA-binding protein — MKLLIRNLARTTTENVLRDIFEAYGTVQSCSLVMDKDTRQSKCFGFIEMPKVGEAKAAIKNINNKELEGSKIRVKKAEPVSNKNTAKIKDDA, encoded by the coding sequence ATGAAATTATTAATACGAAACCTTGCACGTACTACGACAGAAAACGTACTTAGAGACATTTTTGAAGCGTATGGCACCGTACAATCCTGCTCTTTAGTTATGGACAAAGACACGAGGCAATCTAAATGTTTTGGTTTTATCGAAATGCCTAAAGTGGGTGAAGCAAAAGCGGCGATAAAAAATATTAACAATAAAGAACTTGAGGGAAGCAAAATTCGTGTGAAAAAAGCAGAACCTGTTTCCAACAAAAATACGGCTAAAATAAAAGACGATGCGTGA
- a CDS encoding VF530 family protein — protein sequence MRDKSVQDPLHGVTLKTIVTQLMEEYGWEELANRINIKCFSNNPSINSSLKFLRKTPWARQKVEELYLHNKWGLPT from the coding sequence ATGCGTGATAAGTCTGTTCAAGACCCACTGCACGGCGTGACATTAAAAACCATTGTTACCCAGCTCATGGAGGAATATGGCTGGGAAGAATTGGCTAATCGTATTAATATTAAATGTTTTTCCAATAATCCCAGTATTAATTCGAGTCTTAAGTTTTTACGCAAAACTCCGTGGGCTCGGCAAAAAGTTGAGGAGCTTTATTTACATAATAAATGGGGGCTACCAACTTAA
- a CDS encoding phosphoribosyltransferase domain-containing protein, translating to MKNITNNNRFELTERCNNDKKKWKIVHPWDGRFIPLSSEELFKEAKKLVKLLDTSNADYIVGFAEGGLIPAFAVSMVCDLPLIGSYRVRCKREHEMTFTEPHSERPNHFIYGLKPNDRIIIIEDEITTGNTLINAMECFQQHGVDVVDIGTFILVETPESKLPQVKTNWDREVKYLYSLEEASLPH from the coding sequence ATGAAAAACATAACTAATAACAATCGCTTTGAATTAACCGAACGCTGCAATAATGATAAAAAAAAATGGAAAATCGTTCACCCTTGGGATGGACGGTTCATCCCCTTGTCATCCGAAGAACTGTTCAAAGAAGCTAAAAAATTAGTCAAACTCTTAGACACATCAAATGCTGATTATATTGTCGGCTTTGCAGAAGGCGGGTTAATTCCAGCCTTTGCGGTTTCAATGGTTTGTGACCTCCCTTTAATTGGCTCTTATCGCGTAAGATGTAAACGCGAACATGAAATGACCTTCACGGAACCTCATTCTGAACGCCCCAACCATTTCATCTACGGTTTGAAACCTAATGATCGTATTATTATTATTGAAGATGAAATTACAACAGGAAATACGTTGATTAACGCAATGGAATGTTTCCAACAGCATGGGGTTGACGTGGTGGATATAGGGACTTTTATTTTAGTTGAAACACCCGAGTCTAAATTGCCTCAAGTAAAAACGAATTGGGATCGTGAGGTTAAATATTTATATTCTTTAGAGGAAGCCTCATTGCCGCATTAA
- the queG gene encoding tRNA epoxyqueuosine(34) reductase QueG, protein MIETTDEFESLTLLIKQWGHALGFQQIGISDIDLSTAEKHLQQWLANEFQGEMGYMSKHGLKRSRPALLESGTQRIISVRMDYLPENPKMIQHHLNQPLTAFISRYALGRDYHKLLRQRLQKLATQIEAKIGPFGYRAFVDSAPVLEKAIAEKAGLGWIGKHSNLINRQAGSWFFLGEIYTDLPLPVDSKVSSHCGHCVACLDICPTQAIIAPYQVDARRCVSYLTIELKGSIPEKLRPLIGNRIYGCDDCQLICPWNRFAKLSSEADFNPRHNLNSLQLVEAFSWSETEFLKKMEGSAIRRIGYQHWLRNIAVALGNAKPSMITKAALLEKQHHSELVSEHVQWALMRQ, encoded by the coding sequence ATGATTGAAACTACAGACGAATTTGAGTCGCTGACCTTATTAATTAAACAATGGGGACATGCTTTAGGATTTCAGCAAATAGGGATTAGCGATATAGATTTATCAACGGCTGAAAAGCATTTGCAGCAATGGTTGGCCAACGAGTTTCAGGGTGAAATGGGTTATATGAGTAAACACGGCTTAAAGCGGAGTCGCCCTGCCTTATTGGAATCAGGAACCCAGCGGATTATTTCGGTACGGATGGATTATTTACCTGAAAACCCAAAAATGATACAGCATCACTTAAACCAACCGCTAACGGCCTTTATTTCACGCTATGCGTTAGGACGCGATTATCATAAATTGTTACGCCAGCGTTTACAAAAATTAGCCACTCAAATAGAGGCGAAAATAGGCCCTTTTGGTTATCGTGCCTTTGTTGACAGTGCGCCTGTCTTAGAAAAGGCCATTGCGGAAAAAGCAGGCCTCGGTTGGATTGGAAAGCATTCTAATTTAATTAACCGTCAAGCAGGTTCATGGTTTTTTTTAGGTGAAATCTATACCGACTTACCGTTACCTGTTGATAGCAAAGTCAGTTCACATTGTGGTCATTGTGTTGCCTGTCTTGATATTTGTCCGACTCAAGCCATTATTGCGCCTTATCAAGTGGATGCACGGCGTTGTGTTTCTTATTTAACCATTGAATTAAAGGGATCTATTCCTGAAAAATTACGCCCTTTAATCGGTAATCGTATTTATGGGTGTGATGATTGTCAGCTTATTTGTCCTTGGAATCGTTTTGCAAAATTATCCTCAGAAGCCGATTTTAATCCCCGTCATAATCTAAATAGTTTGCAACTCGTTGAGGCGTTTAGCTGGAGCGAAACCGAATTTTTAAAAAAAATGGAAGGCTCGGCGATTCGGCGTATTGGCTATCAACATTGGTTGCGTAATATTGCGGTTGCGTTAGGCAATGCTAAACCGTCGATGATAACTAAAGCGGCCTTGTTAGAGAAACAACATCATTCTGAATTAGTGAGCGAACATGTGCAATGGGCTTTAATGCGGCAATGA
- a CDS encoding SPFH domain-containing protein: MDPFNSTKQQIRSVIEWKNPHPESLFSQWTDRGDEIKKATKLIISSGQGCIFVYKGNVKAVMTQPCHVDLQQDNLSFWTTINHFMQFFESEHDVGLYFFKTSTLLNQKWGTTSVINYKDPQYKIPIGLHAFGNYSYRITDPNNFFTYIIGIHSDFFTDDFKAMIASRIIYPISNFLAESRFSYTDIDANHTEIAKELSHKLIETFAKLGFKITDFYIEGTSFDDKTLKQINRIAEIAEEAHAAELVSLDYASILQLEDLRDAARNETGLAGMGVGLGADIGLGESVAQKFHSQQYYTTPVLDDSMIKLEKLKKMVTAELITEDEYKAKKQQILEDF, encoded by the coding sequence ATGGACCCTTTTAATAGCACTAAACAACAAATTCGTTCTGTTATTGAATGGAAAAACCCACATCCTGAGAGTCTTTTTAGCCAATGGACTGATCGGGGCGATGAAATTAAAAAGGCCACCAAACTCATTATTAGTTCGGGACAAGGCTGTATTTTTGTTTATAAAGGAAACGTAAAAGCGGTGATGACTCAACCGTGTCATGTTGACTTACAACAAGATAACCTCTCCTTTTGGACAACGATTAATCACTTTATGCAATTTTTTGAAAGTGAGCATGACGTGGGCCTTTATTTTTTTAAAACCAGTACGCTATTAAATCAAAAATGGGGAACAACATCTGTAATTAACTATAAAGATCCTCAGTATAAAATTCCTATTGGATTACATGCTTTTGGAAATTATAGCTACCGCATTACAGATCCTAATAATTTTTTTACGTACATTATCGGGATACACAGTGATTTTTTTACCGATGATTTTAAAGCAATGATAGCCTCACGAATCATTTATCCTATTTCAAATTTTTTGGCGGAAAGTCGTTTTAGTTATACGGATATTGATGCCAATCATACTGAAATTGCCAAAGAATTAAGTCATAAACTCATTGAGACTTTTGCAAAATTAGGCTTTAAAATAACGGATTTTTATATTGAAGGAACCAGTTTTGATGATAAAACGTTAAAGCAAATTAATCGTATTGCGGAGATAGCCGAAGAAGCTCACGCGGCAGAATTGGTAAGCTTAGATTATGCAAGCATTTTACAGTTAGAAGATCTTCGTGATGCGGCGCGTAATGAAACGGGGTTGGCTGGAATGGGGGTAGGTTTAGGGGCAGATATTGGTTTAGGTGAATCGGTCGCCCAGAAATTTCATTCTCAACAATACTATACAACGCCTGTTCTGGATGATTCTATGATAAAACTTGAAAAATTAAAAAAAATGGTGACCGCCGAATTAATTACCGAAGATGAATATAAAGCTAAAAAACAGCAAATTTTAGAAGACTTTTAA
- a CDS encoding chorismate lyase: MRTNSFLFNDEPNWKPNHSQIRQQLPLKVQSWAYEAHSLTQRLRCFYGDAVKVKILFHQWKTPFLSEAQHLHLRYPRYSLIREVLLYADDKPLILARTILPKRTIQIAKRNLSHLGTRPLGEVIFSYPHLERLDMNICCIKTKLWSEALQQQLTLEPVIYGRRTVYAIQQQPLLVSEFFLPDALRCL; encoded by the coding sequence TTGCGAACAAACAGTTTTCTATTTAACGATGAACCCAACTGGAAACCCAATCATTCACAGATACGTCAACAATTACCCTTAAAGGTACAATCTTGGGCCTATGAAGCTCACTCACTCACCCAACGACTCCGCTGTTTTTATGGTGATGCGGTGAAAGTGAAAATTTTATTTCATCAATGGAAAACGCCTTTTTTAAGTGAAGCGCAACACTTACATTTACGCTATCCGCGTTACAGTTTGATTCGAGAAGTCTTGCTTTATGCCGATGATAAACCTTTAATTTTAGCGCGAACTATTTTACCTAAACGTACGATTCAAATAGCTAAACGTAATTTATCCCATTTAGGGACGCGTCCATTAGGCGAGGTTATTTTTTCTTATCCTCATTTAGAGCGTTTAGATATGAATATTTGCTGTATAAAAACTAAACTTTGGAGTGAGGCATTACAACAGCAATTGACGCTTGAGCCTGTTATTTACGGACGACGAACGGTTTATGCCATTCAGCAACAGCCTTTATTAGTGAGTGAGTTTTTTTTGCCCGATGCGTTGAGATGTCTATAA
- a CDS encoding multicopper oxidase domain-containing protein: MMRSVVGRLICPGDGYHVHKPVNPDDFKKIDDISKAATDLPPPLNRDSSQTVEIKLTATEVISDVAPLIPFHYWTFHNTVPGPFLRVRVGDTIKLTLHNDKTSTHNHSIDLHAVTGSGGGAPLTEVEPGETKTMQFKALNPGLFIYHCASGNAPMHIAMGMYGMILVEPEAGLSPVDKEFYIMQGELYTKGMLGQRGYQDFDSKKMLNEQPEYIFFNGRPWLKKVN; this comes from the coding sequence ATGATGAGAAGCGTGGTTGGCCGCCTAATTTGTCCTGGTGATGGTTATCATGTCCATAAACCAGTTAACCCAGATGATTTCAAAAAAATCGATGATATTAGTAAAGCGGCAACAGACCTTCCCCCACCTTTAAACAGGGATAGTTCGCAAACGGTAGAAATAAAGCTGACGGCAACAGAAGTTATTTCTGATGTCGCCCCACTGATACCTTTTCATTACTGGACTTTTCATAACACGGTTCCCGGTCCTTTTTTAAGAGTTCGTGTTGGCGATACGATTAAATTAACCCTGCATAATGATAAAACCAGTACTCATAATCACTCCATTGATTTACATGCCGTAACAGGTTCGGGCGGGGGTGCGCCATTGACTGAGGTTGAACCTGGGGAGACTAAGACCATGCAGTTTAAGGCACTTAATCCCGGTCTTTTTATTTATCACTGCGCCTCTGGAAATGCGCCCATGCATATTGCAATGGGAATGTATGGGATGATATTGGTTGAGCCAGAAGCTGGGCTTTCTCCTGTGGATAAGGAATTTTATATTATGCAAGGGGAGCTATATACCAAAGGCATGTTAGGGCAACGAGGTTACCAAGATTTTGATAGTAAGAAAATGCTGAATGAACAACCTGAATATATCTTTTTTAATGGCCGTCCTTGGTTGAAAAAGGTGAATTGA